GCAGAACTTGAAGCGATCTTCCGTCATCGTGCCGAGGAGGTCGCGTCCCAGGTGATTGCGGTTCGGGCGAGCGGTGCACTCTCTCCATCCGCCGAGGCCGCAACCACCAGGTTCGAGGTCACGTCTCGCCCGACCGGCCCCGATGGCCGCATGACGCTCGACGTCCGGACGCCGGGGGCGACCTTCGACGGGATTGAGCTTGCGGCCCCTGCGTACCAGGCGCCCAACGCGGCCACAGCGATCACAGCAGCTGAGGCCTTTCTCGGTGAGCGACTGGAGTCCGCAAAGACCCGCGAAGCGCTTGCCGCGACCAGGGTTCCGGGCAGGTTCCAGGTAGTGGCCCCGGGGCCGTTCGTCGTCGTCGACGGAGCCCACAACCCGCAAGCCGCCGAGGTGCTGGCGAGTGCGATCCGCGACGCCTGGCCGCGCCCGGACCAGGCACCCGTCGTGGTGCTTGGGGTCCTCGGCGATAAGGACGCCAGCTCGATGCTCGCCGCACTCGCACCTGTTGCCTCGCGGTTCGTGTGCGTGACCCCTGATTCGTCGCGCGCGCTTGGTGGCGCGGCACTCGCACAGGTCGTCTCGGCAGTCACGGGGGTCAAGTGTGGGGTTTACAATCGGGTGTCAGAGGCACTCGATATACTTCACATATCCGCGGAAAGGGATATAGTTGTAACGGGTTCCCTGCGCACCGTTGCCGAGGGTGTGCGGTGGGGGTGCAATCGCGTTTAGTGCGTACGGGGGCTGTAATGTTTGGGGCCGTAATCTTATGACAGGGGGTATCATGCGTTCATCAATCGTTGTCGTAGCTATGCTTTGCTTGATTTTGGTCGTGGGGTGTTCACCGGAGGGTGATGCTACCAGGGACTCTACAGCGCGACCAGCACCAGTCGCCGAGGAACCAGCGGCTGAGGCCACCAATCAAGTCGAGTCGGTCGAAGAGGTGCCCCTCGACGATCCTTCGCTTCCTCGCGAGGACTCCTCGGGGCGGAGTGCATCCCAAGCGGTCGAGGACATCGTGGCCGCCACCAACGCTGGGGATTGGGCAGCACGTCATTCGCTCTATGCAAATCCTCCGGTGAGTCTCGCTCAGGTCACCGCCGAATGGCAAGATTCCAACATGCAATATGAACAGTTCAAAGTTCTTGAGACTCGGGTTCCAAGAGAAGATTTGGCATTTGTCAGAGTTACATATAGAGTGACTTCAGACTTGCCCGACGGACAGCTTCAGACAAACGATGTTACTGGGCCTGGTTCGTGGTGGGCGGTCGAGAAAGTGGACGGCAATTGGAAGGTTCGCTGGATGCCGGCTCAATAAGTGATG
This is a stretch of genomic DNA from Actinomycetota bacterium. It encodes these proteins:
- a CDS encoding Mur ligase family protein yields the protein MASRFAQALRALEGAGRARVNPSLASIEAMTAALGRPQDAYRCIQVTGTNGKSSTARMIARILGAHGLAVGLYTSPELLCYTERIEIEAAPVAHDEFAAGVEAAFSAAKLAGVDPTEFELLTAAALWLFRERKVDVAVLEVGMGGRWDATSVVTPEVAVVTGVGLDHMEFLGPTLEAIAAEKAQIIRPASTTVLGPGTAELEAIFRHRAEEVASQVIAVRASGALSPSAEAATTRFEVTSRPTGPDGRMTLDVRTPGATFDGIELAAPAYQAPNAATAITAAEAFLGERLESAKTREALAATRVPGRFQVVAPGPFVVVDGAHNPQAAEVLASAIRDAWPRPDQAPVVVLGVLGDKDASSMLAALAPVASRFVCVTPDSSRALGGAALAQVVSAVTGVKCGVYNRVSEALDILHISAERDIVVTGSLRTVAEGVRWGCNRV